One genomic region from Pseudoduganella dura encodes:
- a CDS encoding sensor histidine kinase: MGEPAAATPWPGPQQALRQLAGTPRHAFISAALAAGLAGAGWLLHAEAWCALFAALLAAAAVVNAGVALLRRVLPPAARWLWIWLLIPMALPAGAWVAVRVYRACDTATPAMLDDTQLFGCALAFGVAMFGVPLVNAQRQAQALQLANLKHAALQAQLKSLQAQVEPHFLFNTLANTRYLALHAPDQAVRMLDHLIAYLRAALPDLRTASSTLGRECELAEHYLALMAIRFGDRLVAQVDCPAGLLGADLPPLVLMTLVENAIRHGVEPKPGKVNVRVSASAGDGVLRILVADDGAGPGATVLGSGIGLRNLRERLAALYGGRAGFALRTGTGGWTEAELTLPLKEGAQA; the protein is encoded by the coding sequence ATGGGCGAACCGGCGGCGGCCACGCCGTGGCCCGGCCCGCAGCAGGCGCTGCGCCAGCTCGCCGGCACGCCGCGCCATGCCTTCATCAGCGCCGCGCTGGCGGCCGGCCTCGCGGGGGCTGGCTGGCTGCTGCATGCCGAGGCATGGTGCGCGCTGTTCGCGGCCTTGCTTGCCGCGGCGGCAGTGGTCAACGCCGGCGTGGCATTGCTGCGCCGCGTGCTGCCGCCCGCCGCGCGCTGGCTATGGATCTGGCTGCTCATCCCCATGGCGCTGCCGGCGGGCGCGTGGGTTGCCGTGCGCGTGTATCGCGCGTGCGACACGGCCACTCCCGCCATGCTGGACGACACGCAGCTGTTCGGCTGCGCGCTGGCATTCGGCGTGGCGATGTTCGGCGTTCCGCTGGTGAACGCCCAGCGCCAGGCCCAGGCGCTGCAGCTGGCGAACCTGAAGCACGCCGCATTGCAGGCGCAGCTGAAATCGCTGCAGGCCCAGGTCGAGCCCCATTTCCTGTTCAACACCCTGGCCAACACCCGCTACTTGGCGCTGCACGCGCCCGACCAGGCGGTGCGCATGCTCGATCACCTGATCGCCTACCTGCGCGCGGCGCTGCCCGACCTGCGCACCGCGTCGTCCACGCTGGGCCGCGAGTGCGAGCTGGCCGAACACTACCTGGCGCTGATGGCGATCCGCTTCGGCGACCGGCTCGTCGCGCAGGTCGATTGCCCGGCCGGCCTGCTGGGAGCGGATTTGCCGCCACTGGTTTTGATGACGCTGGTGGAGAACGCGATCCGTCACGGCGTGGAGCCCAAGCCCGGCAAGGTGAACGTGCGGGTATCCGCCTCGGCCGGCGATGGCGTGCTGCGTATCCTCGTCGCCGACGATGGGGCGGGCCCCGGCGCCACCGTGCTGGGCAGCGGTATCGGCTTGCGCAACCTGCGCGAACGGCTGGCCGCGCTGTATGGCGGGCGCGCCGGCTTCGCACTGCGCACCGGCACCGGCGGCTGGACCGAGGCCGAGCTCACATTGCCGCTGAAGGAAGGAGCACAGGCATGA
- a CDS encoding transcriptional regulator, whose protein sequence is MKPHLVVMAAIAAASVVAIASPAKSLGDPWVKAGQAPDQYEIGIDADGFARGGNAKFLRQVRGDGDGWGTLMQQISAADYAGKRVRFTAQVRTRDISKWSGLWMRVDRPSQPGAAFYNSADKPISGTTGWQPRSVTLDVPQDASVVAFGVIGAGKGTVWIDDLKLEVVGKDVPVDSLRMDKNLATRPSL, encoded by the coding sequence ATGAAACCGCATCTCGTCGTCATGGCGGCCATTGCCGCCGCTTCAGTCGTTGCCATTGCCTCGCCGGCGAAGAGCCTGGGCGACCCCTGGGTCAAGGCGGGCCAGGCGCCCGACCAGTATGAAATCGGCATCGATGCCGACGGCTTCGCCCGCGGCGGCAATGCCAAGTTCCTGCGGCAGGTGCGGGGCGACGGCGATGGCTGGGGCACGCTGATGCAGCAGATTTCCGCCGCGGATTATGCGGGCAAGCGGGTGCGCTTCACGGCGCAGGTCCGCACGCGCGATATCTCCAAATGGAGCGGCCTGTGGATGCGGGTCGATCGCCCCAGCCAGCCCGGTGCCGCCTTCTACAACAGCGCCGACAAGCCGATCAGCGGCACCACGGGCTGGCAACCGCGCAGCGTCACGCTGGACGTGCCGCAGGATGCCAGCGTGGTGGCCTTCGGCGTGATCGGCGCCGGCAAGGGCACCGTGTGGATCGACGATCTCAAGCTCGAAGTCGTCGGCAAGGACGTGCCGGTCGACAGCCTGCGCATGGACAAGAACCTGGCCACCAGGCCTTCGCTGTAA
- the rfaE1 gene encoding D-glycero-beta-D-manno-heptose-7-phosphate kinase: MTLTTYTPPALDKVRLLVVGDVMLDRYWFGEVARISPEAPVPIVRVEKREARLGGAANVARNAAALGARAGLLGVVGADEAGTEVEQLLAGGSIHSYLKRDEAISTIIKLRVIGRQQQMLRIDFEEPPSDVVLRDKLLQYRALLPDHDVIVLSDYAKGSLVNVSDMIMAARAANKIVMVDPKGDDFTRYTGATVLTPNKGELKRIVGSWNSEEQLTAKAQNLRESLLLEALLLTRSEEGMTLYTKDDRFHIPAAAREVFDVSGAGDTVIATMAAMLGAGAGWQDAVQTANRAGGIVVGKLGTATVTREELFGG, encoded by the coding sequence TTGACCCTCACCACCTACACTCCTCCCGCCCTCGACAAAGTCCGCCTCCTCGTCGTCGGCGACGTCATGCTCGACCGTTACTGGTTCGGCGAAGTCGCCCGTATTTCGCCGGAAGCGCCGGTGCCGATCGTGCGCGTCGAAAAACGCGAAGCGCGCCTGGGCGGCGCCGCCAACGTGGCCCGCAACGCGGCGGCGCTGGGCGCCCGCGCCGGCCTGCTGGGCGTCGTCGGCGCCGATGAAGCGGGTACCGAAGTCGAACAGCTGCTGGCCGGCGGCAGCATCCACAGCTACCTGAAGCGCGACGAGGCGATCTCCACCATCATCAAGCTGCGCGTGATCGGCCGCCAGCAGCAGATGCTGCGCATCGATTTCGAGGAACCGCCCAGCGACGTGGTCCTGCGCGACAAGCTGCTGCAATACCGCGCGCTGCTGCCCGACCACGATGTGATCGTGCTGTCCGACTATGCCAAGGGCAGCCTGGTCAACGTGTCCGACATGATCATGGCCGCGCGCGCCGCCAACAAGATCGTGATGGTCGACCCGAAGGGCGACGATTTCACCCGCTACACGGGCGCCACGGTGCTCACCCCGAACAAGGGCGAGCTGAAACGCATCGTCGGCAGCTGGAACAGCGAGGAGCAATTGACGGCGAAGGCGCAGAACCTGCGCGAATCGCTGCTGCTCGAGGCATTGCTGCTGACCCGCTCGGAAGAGGGCATGACGCTGTACACCAAGGATGACCGGTTCCATATCCCGGCCGCCGCGCGCGAGGTGTTCGACGTCTCCGGCGCGGGCGACACGGTGATCGCCACGATGGCGGCCATGCTGGGCGCCGGCGCAGGCTGGCAGGACGCGGTGCAGACGGCCAACCGCGCCGGCGGCATCGTCGTCGGCAAGCTGGGCACCGCCACCGTCACGCGCGAAGAGCTGTTCGGCGGCTGA
- the lapB gene encoding lipopolysaccharide assembly protein LapB yields MEFELWWLLGIPAFFGLGWIAARVDIRQLVSESRTLPRGYFKGLNHLLNDQPDKAVDSFIDIVKQDPESTELHFALGNLFRRRGETERAIRMHQNLLSRPDLPADERAHAEYELGQDYLKAGLLDRAEETYTRLLDTSYAVQGRRALLEIYQREKEWQRAIEAALALQEAGAGSRQKEIAQFYCELAQDALVHMHPDEAMPLLDKALQADRTSVRATILCGDVHLARGDAEGALAMWRRVEQQSVPHVALVAQRLMDGYRKVNRSEEGLSLLKSYLQQASSIDLLEVVFKAVLDLEGVEAARNLVGDELRRTPTLLGLDKFLEARMLDASPTVLAELSLVQNLVHGYTQKLARYQCSHCGFKARQFYWHCPGCSRWETYPPRRTEELNVMN; encoded by the coding sequence ATGGAATTCGAACTCTGGTGGTTACTGGGTATCCCGGCATTCTTCGGCCTGGGATGGATTGCCGCGCGCGTCGATATCCGGCAACTGGTATCGGAATCGCGCACGCTGCCGCGCGGCTACTTCAAGGGCCTGAACCACCTGCTGAACGACCAGCCGGACAAGGCGGTCGATTCGTTCATCGACATCGTCAAGCAGGACCCGGAATCGACCGAGCTGCACTTCGCGCTCGGCAACCTGTTCCGCCGCCGCGGCGAGACCGAACGGGCGATCCGCATGCACCAGAACCTGCTGTCGCGCCCCGACCTGCCGGCCGACGAGCGCGCGCACGCCGAATATGAACTGGGCCAGGATTACCTGAAAGCCGGCCTGCTGGACCGCGCCGAGGAAACCTATACCCGCCTGCTGGACACCTCGTACGCGGTGCAGGGCCGCCGCGCGTTGCTGGAAATCTACCAGCGCGAAAAGGAATGGCAGCGCGCCATCGAAGCCGCGCTGGCGCTGCAGGAAGCGGGCGCCGGTTCGCGCCAGAAGGAGATCGCGCAGTTCTACTGCGAGCTGGCGCAGGATGCGCTGGTGCACATGCATCCCGACGAAGCGATGCCGCTGCTGGACAAGGCGCTGCAGGCCGACCGCACCAGCGTGCGCGCCACCATCCTGTGCGGCGACGTGCATCTGGCCCGGGGCGATGCCGAAGGCGCGCTGGCGATGTGGCGCCGTGTCGAGCAGCAGAGCGTGCCGCACGTGGCGCTGGTCGCCCAGCGGCTGATGGATGGCTACAGGAAGGTCAATCGTTCGGAAGAAGGACTGTCGCTGCTGAAGTCGTACCTGCAGCAGGCCTCGTCGATCGACCTGCTGGAAGTGGTGTTCAAGGCCGTGCTGGACCTGGAAGGCGTGGAAGCCGCGCGCAACCTCGTCGGCGACGAGCTGCGCCGCACGCCGACCCTGCTGGGCCTCGACAAGTTCCTGGAAGCCCGCATGCTGGACGCCTCGCCGACCGTGCTGGCCGAGCTGTCGCTGGTGCAGAACCTGGTGCACGGCTACACGCAAAAGCTGGCGCGCTACCAGTGCAGCCACTGCGGCTTCAAGGCGCGCCAGTTCTACTGGCACTGCCCGGGCTGTAGCCGTTGGGAAACCTACCCGCCGCGCCGCACCGAAGAACTGAATGTGATGAACTGA
- a CDS encoding LapA family protein produces the protein MKIISTVVGIVLFVLFFGFALKNTQEVDLHLFLNYELRGPLVLLLLAFFVAGAALGVLALTPSIVRQRREATRQKITIATLQSAALQVNRAPDSVNAQQ, from the coding sequence ATGAAAATCATTTCCACTGTCGTCGGCATCGTGCTGTTCGTGCTGTTCTTCGGCTTCGCCCTGAAAAACACGCAGGAAGTCGACCTGCACCTGTTCCTCAATTACGAGTTGCGCGGCCCCCTGGTGCTGCTGCTGCTGGCCTTCTTCGTGGCCGGCGCCGCCCTCGGCGTGCTCGCCCTGACTCCCTCGATCGTTCGCCAGCGCCGCGAAGCGACGCGGCAAAAGATCACCATCGCCACCCTGCAAAGCGCCGCGCTGCAGGTCAACCGCGCGCCCGACAGCGTGAACGCGCAGCAGTGA
- a CDS encoding integration host factor subunit beta, which produces MTKSELINRLAERYSQLVAKDAEYAVKTILDAMTGALSAGQRIEIRGFGSFALNSRPPRIGRNPKSGDKVMVPEKRVPHFKPGKQLRERVDAMVGQPIIED; this is translated from the coding sequence ATGACCAAGTCCGAACTGATCAACCGCCTGGCTGAGCGTTATTCGCAGCTGGTGGCAAAGGATGCGGAGTATGCCGTGAAGACCATTCTCGACGCGATGACCGGTGCCCTGTCGGCCGGCCAGCGCATCGAGATCCGGGGCTTCGGCAGCTTTGCCCTGAACAGCCGGCCACCGCGCATCGGCCGCAACCCGAAATCCGGCGACAAGGTGATGGTGCCCGAAAAACGGGTGCCGCACTTCAAGCCGGGCAAGCAGTTGCGCGAGCGTGTGGATGCGATGGTCGGGCAACCGATCATCGAGGATTGA
- the rpsA gene encoding 30S ribosomal protein S1: MESFAALFEESLSRQDMRSGEVISAEVVRLDHNFVIVNAGLKSEAFIPVEEFKNDQGELEVKVGDFVSVAIESLENGFGDTILSRDKAKRLASWLALEKAMESGEIVTGTVNGKVKGGLTVLTNGIRAFLPGSLVDTRPVKDTTPFEGKTLEFKVIKLDRKRNNVVLSRRAVIEASMGEERQKLMETLKEGTVVTGVVKNITDYGAFVDLGGIDGLLHITDLAWRRVRHPSEVLTVGQEITAKVLKYDQEKNRVSLGVKQLGDDPWTGLSRRYPQGTRLFGKVTNLTDYGAFVEVEQGIEGLVHVSEMDWTNKNVAPNKVVQLGDEVEVMVLEIDEERRRISLGMKQCKANPWDDFGVTHKKGDKVRGAIKSITDFGVFIGLAGNIDGLVHLSDLSWTEAGEEAVRKFKKGDELEAVVLAIDVERERVSLGVKQLEGDPFNNFAALNDKGSLVTGTVKSVEPKGAVIQLNEEVEGYLRASEISRDRVEDAGTHLKVGDSVEALVINIDRKARSIQLSIKAKDNAETAEQMQKMASDSNAASGTTSLGALLKAKFDNKN, encoded by the coding sequence ATGGAAAGTTTCGCAGCCCTCTTCGAAGAGTCCCTGTCACGTCAAGACATGCGCTCTGGCGAAGTGATCTCCGCTGAAGTCGTGCGTCTGGATCACAACTTCGTGATCGTGAACGCCGGCCTGAAATCGGAAGCTTTCATCCCCGTTGAAGAATTCAAGAATGACCAGGGCGAACTGGAAGTCAAAGTAGGCGACTTCGTTTCCGTGGCCATCGAATCGCTGGAAAATGGTTTCGGCGATACCATCCTGTCGCGCGACAAGGCCAAGCGCCTGGCATCGTGGCTGGCACTGGAAAAAGCAATGGAATCGGGCGAGATCGTCACCGGTACCGTGAACGGCAAAGTCAAGGGCGGCCTGACCGTTCTGACCAACGGCATCCGCGCATTCCTGCCGGGTTCGCTGGTCGACACCCGTCCGGTCAAGGACACGACCCCGTTCGAAGGCAAGACCCTCGAATTCAAGGTCATCAAGCTGGACCGCAAGCGTAACAACGTCGTTCTGTCCCGCCGCGCCGTCATCGAAGCATCGATGGGCGAAGAGCGTCAGAAACTGATGGAAACGCTGAAGGAAGGCACGGTCGTGACCGGCGTCGTCAAGAACATCACCGACTACGGCGCGTTCGTGGACCTGGGCGGCATCGACGGCCTGCTGCACATCACCGACCTGGCATGGCGCCGCGTGCGTCACCCGTCGGAAGTGCTGACGGTTGGCCAGGAAATCACCGCGAAAGTCCTGAAATACGATCAGGAAAAGAACCGCGTTTCGCTGGGCGTGAAGCAGCTGGGCGACGATCCTTGGACCGGTCTGTCCCGTCGTTACCCGCAAGGCACCCGCCTGTTCGGCAAAGTGACGAACCTGACCGACTACGGCGCGTTCGTGGAAGTGGAACAGGGCATCGAAGGCCTGGTGCACGTTTCCGAGATGGACTGGACCAACAAGAACGTGGCCCCGAACAAGGTCGTGCAGCTGGGCGACGAAGTCGAAGTCATGGTCCTGGAGATCGACGAAGAGCGTCGCCGTATCTCGCTGGGCATGAAGCAGTGCAAGGCCAATCCTTGGGATGACTTCGGCGTCACCCACAAGAAGGGCGACAAAGTGCGCGGCGCGATCAAGTCGATCACCGACTTCGGCGTGTTCATCGGCCTGGCCGGCAACATCGACGGCCTGGTGCACCTGTCCGACCTGTCCTGGACCGAAGCCGGCGAAGAAGCCGTGCGCAAGTTCAAGAAGGGCGACGAACTGGAAGCCGTTGTTCTGGCCATCGACGTCGAGCGCGAGCGCGTCTCCCTGGGCGTGAAGCAGCTGGAAGGCGACCCGTTCAACAACTTCGCAGCCCTGAACGACAAAGGCTCGCTGGTTACCGGCACCGTGAAATCGGTGGAGCCGAAAGGCGCCGTGATCCAGCTGAACGAAGAAGTCGAAGGCTACCTGCGCGCTTCCGAAATCTCCCGCGACCGCGTGGAAGATGCCGGCACGCACCTGAAGGTTGGCGACTCCGTCGAAGCCCTGGTCATCAACATCGACCGCAAGGCACGCAGCATCCAGCTGTCCATCAAGGCCAAGGACAATGCTGAAACCGCCGAGCAGATGCAGAAGATGGCATCCGACAGCAACGCCGCATCGGGCACCACCAGCCTGGGCGCACTGCTGAAGGCCAAGTTCGATAATAAGAACTAA
- the cmk gene encoding (d)CMP kinase, with protein MPTTNIPVITIDGPTASGKGTVAHKVAEKLGFHLLDSGALYRLTALQALRRQTPLTDEHALAKLAEHLHIHFSGDAIFLSNENVTEAIRAEEVGNTASKIAALPAVRQALFGLQLGFRKAPGLVADGRDMGTVIFPHAQLKVFLTASVEARADRRYKQLIGKGFSANMDDLLMDLKARDDRDTHRAIAPLVPAEGAHVLDTSNMTVEAAVEQVLGWYAAAGR; from the coding sequence ATGCCTACCACGAACATTCCCGTCATCACGATCGACGGCCCCACCGCCTCCGGCAAGGGGACCGTTGCCCACAAGGTCGCCGAGAAACTCGGCTTCCACCTGCTCGATTCCGGTGCGCTGTACCGCCTGACGGCGCTGCAGGCGCTGCGCCGCCAGACGCCGCTGACCGATGAGCATGCTCTTGCGAAACTTGCCGAGCACCTCCATATCCACTTTTCCGGCGATGCCATTTTCCTGTCCAACGAGAACGTGACGGAAGCGATCCGCGCGGAGGAGGTGGGCAATACGGCGTCGAAGATCGCCGCCTTGCCCGCGGTGCGCCAGGCGCTGTTCGGCCTGCAGCTGGGGTTTCGCAAGGCCCCCGGCCTGGTGGCAGACGGCCGCGACATGGGCACAGTAATCTTTCCCCACGCACAATTAAAGGTGTTCCTGACTGCAAGTGTCGAAGCGCGCGCGGATCGCCGTTATAAGCAATTGATCGGCAAGGGATTTTCTGCTAACATGGACGACCTCCTGATGGATTTGAAAGCGCGCGACGACCGGGATACCCACCGGGCCATCGCACCTCTCGTCCCCGCAGAGGGGGCGCATGTACTCGATACCTCGAACATGACGGTGGAAGCCGCCGTAGAACAGGTGCTGGGATGGTATGCGGCCGCCGGGAGGTAG
- the aroA gene encoding 3-phosphoshikimate 1-carboxyvinyltransferase, with protein MAEQNHPPYIDLKPVMHVEGVVRLPGSKSISNRILLLAALAEGETKIVDLLDSDDTQVMLAALRALGVEWTEEPTSAVNGTARTIHRVQGANGSFPNRQAELFMGNAGTAIRPLTAALAVIGGDYKVSGVPRMHERPIGDLVDALNAVGASIEYTGNPGYPPLHIRDGRFDTNKLSVRGNVSSQFLTALLMVAPLMADAHAVTIEVEGELISKPYIEITLNLMRRFGVTVEQDEWQSFTIPSGQRYQSPGNIHVEGDASSASYFMAAGAIAGGPVRVEGVGRDSIQGDVRFVHALQQMGAQITMGDNWIEAKSSGPLQAIDADFNHIPDAAMTIAIAALYAEGTSTLRNIASWRVKETDRIAAMATELRKLGADVEEGADYLKVTPPKVLSAAAIDTYDDHRMAMCFSLASLDGAARRGAEVRINDPKCVAKTFPDYFTAFAGIAHDAKY; from the coding sequence ATGGCTGAGCAGAACCACCCGCCCTACATCGACCTGAAGCCGGTCATGCACGTGGAAGGCGTTGTCCGCCTGCCGGGCTCCAAGAGCATCTCGAACCGCATCCTGCTGCTGGCCGCGCTGGCCGAAGGCGAAACCAAGATCGTCGACCTGCTCGATTCGGACGACACGCAGGTGATGCTGGCCGCCCTGCGCGCGCTGGGCGTCGAATGGACGGAAGAACCCACGTCCGCCGTGAACGGCACCGCGCGCACGATCCACCGCGTGCAGGGCGCCAACGGCAGCTTCCCGAACCGCCAGGCCGAGCTGTTCATGGGCAATGCCGGCACGGCGATCCGCCCGCTGACGGCGGCGCTGGCCGTGATCGGCGGCGACTATAAAGTGAGCGGCGTGCCGCGCATGCATGAACGGCCGATCGGCGACCTGGTCGACGCGCTGAACGCCGTGGGCGCCAGCATCGAATACACGGGCAACCCCGGCTACCCGCCGCTGCATATCCGCGATGGCCGGTTCGATACGAACAAATTGTCGGTACGCGGCAACGTGTCGAGCCAGTTCCTCACCGCGCTGCTGATGGTGGCGCCGCTGATGGCCGATGCCCATGCCGTGACGATCGAGGTCGAGGGCGAGCTGATCTCGAAGCCGTACATCGAGATCACGCTCAACTTGATGCGCCGCTTCGGCGTAACGGTGGAGCAGGATGAATGGCAGTCGTTCACCATTCCATCCGGCCAGCGCTACCAGAGCCCGGGCAACATCCACGTGGAAGGCGATGCGTCGTCGGCCTCGTACTTCATGGCGGCCGGCGCGATCGCCGGCGGCCCGGTACGGGTGGAAGGCGTGGGGCGCGATTCGATCCAGGGCGACGTGCGCTTCGTGCACGCGCTGCAGCAGATGGGCGCGCAGATCACGATGGGCGACAACTGGATCGAAGCGAAATCCTCCGGTCCGCTGCAGGCCATCGACGCCGATTTCAACCACATCCCGGATGCCGCGATGACGATCGCGATCGCCGCGCTGTATGCCGAAGGCACGAGCACGCTGCGCAACATCGCCAGCTGGCGCGTCAAGGAAACCGACCGCATCGCCGCCATGGCCACCGAGCTGCGCAAGCTGGGCGCCGACGTGGAGGAGGGCGCCGACTACCTGAAGGTGACGCCGCCGAAGGTGCTGTCGGCCGCCGCGATCGACACCTACGACGACCACCGGATGGCGATGTGCTTCTCGCTGGCCTCCCTCGACGGCGCCGCGCGCCGTGGCGCCGAGGTGCGCATCAACGATCCGAAATGCGTGGCGAAGACGTTCCCCGACTACTTCACCGCGTTCGCGGGTATCGCGCACGACGCCAAATATTAA
- a CDS encoding prephenate dehydrogenase: MNKVVIYGVGLIGGSFARALKAAGRVRHVVGIDRSEASALRAVELGIVDEAATAPEAVAKAIAGADLVVLATPVAQTGRILAALLPYLDAHTVITDCGSTKADVVAAARAALGARIGQFVPGHPIAGRETNGPDAAIADLYVGKKFVVTALAENPPQAVERVTSAWQACGAIIHRLTPEEHDKVFASVSHLPHLLAYALVDDIAGKPHADLLFQYAASGFRDFTRIAGSSPEMWRDISLANGAALLAELDAYMAQLAHLRERLAAGDGATLEAVYGNAQRARRRWIEAIEAAETPPPKDNAE, encoded by the coding sequence ATGAACAAGGTCGTCATCTATGGCGTCGGCCTGATCGGCGGCTCGTTCGCGCGTGCGCTGAAGGCCGCGGGCCGCGTGCGGCACGTGGTCGGCATCGACCGCTCCGAAGCCTCGGCGCTGCGCGCGGTGGAACTGGGCATCGTCGACGAGGCGGCCACCGCGCCGGAAGCGGTGGCGAAGGCGATAGCGGGGGCCGATCTCGTGGTGCTGGCCACCCCCGTGGCGCAGACCGGCCGCATCCTGGCCGCGCTGCTGCCGTACCTGGACGCGCACACGGTCATCACCGACTGCGGCAGCACCAAGGCCGATGTCGTGGCGGCCGCGCGCGCCGCGCTGGGCGCGCGCATCGGCCAGTTCGTGCCGGGCCATCCGATCGCCGGGCGCGAAACCAACGGGCCGGATGCGGCGATCGCCGACCTTTATGTCGGCAAGAAATTCGTCGTCACGGCGCTGGCGGAAAATCCGCCCCAGGCCGTGGAGCGCGTGACGTCGGCATGGCAGGCCTGCGGTGCGATCATCCATCGCCTCACGCCGGAAGAGCACGACAAGGTGTTCGCCTCCGTCAGCCACCTGCCGCACCTGCTGGCCTATGCGCTGGTCGACGACATCGCCGGCAAGCCGCACGCGGACCTGCTGTTCCAGTATGCCGCCAGCGGCTTCCGCGATTTCACGCGCATCGCCGGCTCGTCGCCGGAAATGTGGCGCGACATCAGCCTGGCCAACGGGGCCGCGCTGCTGGCCGAGCTCGACGCCTACATGGCGCAGCTGGCGCACCTGCGCGAACGCCTGGCGGCAGGCGACGGCGCCACCCTCGAAGCCGTGTACGGCAACGCGCAGCGCGCCCGCCGGCGCTGGATCGAGGCGATCGAGGCGGCCGAAACGCCGCCCCCCAAAGACAATGCAGAATGA
- the hisC gene encoding histidinol-phosphate transaminase, with protein MSKQFGPDYVRAIAPYQAGKPISEVAREFGLDEANIVKLASNENPFGVPESARQAMAQAIAELGRYPDANGFDLKQALAKRYDVPAEWVTLGNGSNDILEIAAHAFVEKGQSVVYAQYSFAVYALATQGLGARHIVVPAKDHGHDLDAMLDAIEEDTRLVFIANPNNPTGTFVPGAEIEAFLRKVPPNVVVVLDEAYNEFLAAQDQYESAAWVRQYPNLLVSRTFSKAYGLAGLRVGFALAQPHLTDLMNRIRQPFNVNSLAQAAAIAALNDTAFLEQGARNNAAGYRQFVEAFEQMGLQYVPSYGNFVLVKVGDDPGAGARVNLALLKQGVIVRPVGNYGLPEWLRISIGLPQENAVLISALQKALAEGQAE; from the coding sequence ATGTCCAAGCAGTTCGGTCCCGACTACGTCCGCGCGATCGCTCCCTACCAGGCAGGCAAGCCCATCTCGGAAGTGGCGCGCGAGTTCGGCCTCGACGAAGCGAACATCGTCAAGCTCGCTTCCAACGAAAACCCGTTCGGCGTGCCCGAATCGGCCCGCCAGGCGATGGCGCAGGCCATCGCCGAACTGGGCCGCTACCCGGATGCCAACGGTTTCGACCTGAAACAGGCGCTGGCCAAGCGCTACGACGTGCCGGCCGAGTGGGTCACGCTCGGCAACGGCTCCAACGATATCCTGGAAATCGCCGCCCACGCGTTCGTCGAGAAGGGCCAGTCGGTCGTCTACGCGCAGTACTCGTTCGCCGTGTATGCGCTGGCCACGCAGGGCCTCGGCGCGCGCCACATCGTGGTGCCGGCGAAGGACCACGGCCACGACCTGGACGCGATGCTGGACGCGATCGAGGAGGATACCCGTCTGGTGTTCATCGCCAACCCGAACAACCCGACCGGCACGTTCGTTCCCGGCGCCGAGATCGAAGCGTTCCTGCGGAAGGTGCCGCCGAACGTGGTGGTGGTGCTGGACGAGGCCTACAACGAATTCCTGGCCGCACAAGACCAGTACGAGTCGGCCGCCTGGGTGCGCCAGTACCCGAACCTGCTGGTGTCGCGCACGTTCTCGAAGGCCTATGGCCTGGCCGGCCTGCGCGTGGGCTTCGCCCTGGCCCAGCCGCACCTGACGGACCTGATGAACCGCATCCGCCAGCCGTTCAACGTCAATTCGCTGGCCCAGGCCGCCGCGATCGCGGCGCTGAACGACACGGCATTCCTGGAGCAGGGCGCGCGCAACAACGCCGCCGGCTACCGGCAGTTCGTCGAAGCGTTCGAGCAGATGGGATTGCAGTACGTGCCGTCGTACGGCAACTTCGTGCTCGTCAAGGTCGGCGACGACCCGGGCGCCGGGGCGCGCGTCAACCTGGCGCTGCTCAAGCAGGGTGTCATCGTGCGCCCGGTCGGCAATTACGGCCTGCCGGAATGGCTGCGCATTTCCATCGGCCTGCCGCAGGAGAACGCGGTGCTGATCTCGGCGCTGCAAAAGGCGCTGGCCGAAGGCCAGGCAGAGTGA